A segment of the Catenuloplanes nepalensis genome:
GATCAACGCGGTGCCGGCGATCAGCTTCTCCACGTTCGGCGGCAATCCGATCTCCACCGCGGCCGGCAACGCGGTCCTCGACTACGTGCTCGACCACGACCTCCAGGAGAACGCGGCCCGCACCGGCGCGATCCTGCTCGACGGGCTACGCGCGGCACAGACCCGATCCACGATCCTCGCGGAGGTACGCGGACGCGGGCTCATGATCGGCCTGGAGTTCGTCCGGCCCGGCACCCTGGAGCCGGACGCGGCCGCGACCGTCCGCGTCTTCGACGAGTGCCGCCGCAACGGGCTGCTGGTCGGCAAGGGCGGCCTCTACAACAACGTGCTCCGGATGGGCCCGCCGCTCACGCTCACCGAGGACGAGGCTCGCGAGGGCCTGGAGATCCTGGTGAACGCGATCGCGACGGTCGACGCAGAGGTGGTTATCGCATGACCCCGACCCCGCAACCCCGTGAGGACGCCCGATGATCTCGCACTTCGTGGGCGGCAAGCCCTGGACCGGCGCTTCCACCCGTACCGGCGACGTCTTCGATCCCGCGACCGGCGAGATCGCCGAGTCCGTGCTGTTCGCGTCGGCCGCCGATGTGGAGCATGCCGTCGGCGTCGCCGCGGCGGCCGCGAAGAGCTGGAAGGACACGTCGCTGGCCAAGCGCTCCGCCGTGCTCTTCGCGTTCCGAGAGATCATGAGCGCGCGCCGCGACGACCTGGCCGCCGTGATCACCGCGCAGCACGGCAAGGTGCTCTCCGACGCCGCCGGCGAGGTGCAGCGTGGCCTCGAGGTCGTCGAGTACGCGTGCGGCATCCCCACGCTGATCCGCGCCGGCTTCAGCGAGAACGTCTCCACCGGCGTCGACACCTACGCGATCCGGCAGCCACTCGGCGTGGTCGCGGTTATCTCCCCGTTCAACTTCCCGGCCATGGTGCCGCTCTGGTTCGTGCCGATCGCGATCGCGGCCGGCAACACGGTCGTGCTCAAGCCGTCGGAGAAGGACCCGGGCGCGGCCGTGCTGCTCGCCGAGTGGTTCGCCGAGGCCGGCCTGCCCGAGGGCGTGTTCAACGTCGTGCACGGCGACAGGGAGGCGGTCGACGCGCTGCTCGACCACCCCACGGTCAAGGCCGTGTCGTTCGTCGGATCAACCCCGATCGCACGGTACGTGTACGAGCGCGGCACCGCGAACGGCAAGCGCGTCCAGGCGCTCGGCGGGGCGAAGAACCACATGGTCGTGCTCCCGGACGCGGACCTGGACCTGGCCGCGGACGCCGCCGTCAACGCCGGCTTCGGCTCGGCCGGCGAACGCTGCATGGCGATCTCCGTGGTGGTGGCCGTCGACCCGGCCGGCGACGCGCTGGTCGACCGGATCGCGTCCCGGATGGCCGCGATCCGGACCGGCGACGGCCGCCGCGGCTGCGACATGGGCCCGCTGGTCACCGGCGCGCACCGGGACCGGGTCGCCTCCTACGTCGAGGCCGGCATCTCGGCCGGCGCGACCGCCGTGGTCGACGGGCGCGACCCGGCCGTGGACGGTGCACCCGGCGGTTTCTGGCTCGGCCCGACGCTCTTCGACCACGTCACCCCGGACATGTCGATCTATACCGACGAGATCTTCGGCCCGGTGCTGTCCGTGGTCCGCGCCGGCACCTACGACGAGGCGCTCAAGCTGGTCAACGACTCCCCGTACGGCAACGGCACCGCGATCTTCACGAACGACGGCGGTGCGGCCCGGCGCTTCCAGCACGAGGTCGAGGCCGGCATGGTCGGCGTCAACGTGCCGATCCCGGTGCCGATGGCGTACTACTCGTTCGGCGGCTGGAAGGCCTCGCTCTTCGGCGACACACACGCGCACGGCCTGGAAGGCGTGCACTTCTACACCCGCGGCAAGGTCGTCACCAGCCGCTGGCTCGACCCGTCACACGGCGGCCTCAACCTGGGCTTCCCGACGCAGACCTGAGGCTTGTCACAGGCTCCACCATGAGGCGCCGCATGAGGTCGCGGTGGAGAAGATCAAAACGGCGCCGAGAGTCGCTGACGTGTGCCAAATCGTTGTTTGGGCGGCCGGATGACAACGATTTGCGACACGTGATCGTTTCGTCAGCAAGCCGCCGCTGCTTTTATCGTGATATTTCGGGCAAGAATGAGCGGTGAGGCCAGTTCTGTTTCT
Coding sequences within it:
- a CDS encoding CoA-acylating methylmalonate-semialdehyde dehydrogenase, with amino-acid sequence MISHFVGGKPWTGASTRTGDVFDPATGEIAESVLFASAADVEHAVGVAAAAAKSWKDTSLAKRSAVLFAFREIMSARRDDLAAVITAQHGKVLSDAAGEVQRGLEVVEYACGIPTLIRAGFSENVSTGVDTYAIRQPLGVVAVISPFNFPAMVPLWFVPIAIAAGNTVVLKPSEKDPGAAVLLAEWFAEAGLPEGVFNVVHGDREAVDALLDHPTVKAVSFVGSTPIARYVYERGTANGKRVQALGGAKNHMVVLPDADLDLAADAAVNAGFGSAGERCMAISVVVAVDPAGDALVDRIASRMAAIRTGDGRRGCDMGPLVTGAHRDRVASYVEAGISAGATAVVDGRDPAVDGAPGGFWLGPTLFDHVTPDMSIYTDEIFGPVLSVVRAGTYDEALKLVNDSPYGNGTAIFTNDGGAARRFQHEVEAGMVGVNVPIPVPMAYYSFGGWKASLFGDTHAHGLEGVHFYTRGKVVTSRWLDPSHGGLNLGFPTQT